TTGAAATATGATTGTTATTTACAATGTGTAGGTTCTGGGAGAATGGCATTGCCACGCTGTAACATTATGATGGCGTAGGTGTATATGATAGTATCTGTGTATTTGGTCAACGGTAGACATTGTAAAAACATCATTTCACTGCAATAAAGAAGCTCCCCTAAAATATATAAATGTTGTATCAACAGGCGTAAGGTCATTGTGGAGAAGACGTAACACCGGTAACTGCTACTGTTGTTTATTTACAGAATAACCCTGAAACAGCACACGAGTTGGGCTTCCTGTGGGCAAGCATAGCTTTTGAGGAAGGCTTGTTGGTTAGTATTGcatttctttgataaaaaaaataacaaatgccAATGTCTACGTGTTAGTTGTTTTGAGTTTCAGACAGAAtctattttcatcattttgttcaattttcatcatttttcattttctatccGCCCATGTCAtctaatacattgtactagtattacACTCAATAGTATAAAACTCTCATGTGGTAACGTTGTGCCGATAGGACAAACCTCTGTAACTAGTCGTATTTCAGTAAGGCTCTTTAACCTGCTCTTCTAAACCTTGCGTAACGTTATAGCTACTACGAGGTAACTTGTCTGATTTTACGAAGATAGAACCTCTTGTcagtagatatacatgtaactctaCCTGTTTTTATCACGTTAACTTTGCGTTTGATAGACTGTGGTCCTTGATTTCAGATTTATGGCGTCATCTTGGTGAACTCGTTCGCGGAGGGTTTGCGTGAGACGGAGGCTTCTCTACCAGCGTACGGTCAAGTTGAAGAGCCGCCCGAGCCAATctagagaaagaaaacaaaccaacGAAAAACAAAGCGTCATTCCAGCTAGTGTTAATCATGCCAATTATACGTTCATGTATGGTCGTTTCAGTTTACGCCACTAATTTACGGTGTTAAGGAGCCAATGTAGAGAAAGGAAACTATCAACGAAAGACAAAGTGTCAAACCAGCTAGCGTCCATCTAAGTATGGTCCTTGAATCTACGGTGTTAAGAGTACTTCTCTTTACTTCAGAAATGGGTTATGTAGATGTTGCATTTACATTACCAAAGTCAAGCTCCTTGCATAAATGGAGAAAAATGTCAAACCCATAAAGGCCCATGGCGATTGAAGGGAATTCAACCAAAGCTTCACATTGTGATGACCATGGCAATTTTACTTGGTGCAAGGGACAGGAAAAACTGGAATCCATTTGGACCCGAATACGATGATATGCATGTACACGTCACGTCATAGACAGACGCATTGCCAGACAGCGTTTGCGTATGATTGACGACACTGTAGAACCGGGTAGTGCGGTAAACATTGTGCATTGGAGTTAAAAATATGTAATAGTTtataatctcgaaccagatccacggtgcgtaatgtatagtatcaaacttcccgtttgattcccttggccggctacaatccttggccagctttgatactatcttatggcaccgtaggatctgcttggagattaccgtttgactcccttggttGGCTAcaatccttggccagctttgatactatcttatggcaccgtaggatctgcttggagattaccgtttgactcccttggccggctacactccttggccagctttgatactatcttatggcaccgtaggatctgcttggagatgaataGTTAAGTCTGAAGTGTTGATATTTATTATTTACCTTACTCCATAACTTGTTTGCCTAAGTAACACGTTAAGTACAAATAGAATTCAATTAATCTTTAGAAAAGTATGATTTAGATTTAGGTCCTTTTTTTACATTGGTAAAGAAATTGACGTTTTATAAAGGGAATTTTATTAGACTTTTTGTTTGGTACTGATAAGTGTGAGATTAATATTGTATATTCGTTATATATCAGGTTGACAGCAATTCTGTAGAAATGGTCTCGTGCATGTGTCTTCATTTTCTCACACGTtagatgtttttattttgtagtCATGAAAACGAAACGTCATAGATTTGTTTTGCCAGTGTACCGTGATACGGCGGGAAAGAGCTATCAGTACTCGGTTGTAGTAaagtagtattctatacatataacgttaaatgtaaCTTTTGTACTAACTGTTTTAGTACTAACGTTAACATTAACGTTGTTGCTTGAAACATATTGAATacagttaaaaacaaaacaaaatacagtcggacaattttgataagaaagggaTAATAAGTAAAACCTGGGCACTAAAGATTGATACTATCATTTTGAGCTGGGTATAAAgctgtactgtaaatgtcaTAACCTGATCCGCACAGGCACCCACCAAATATAAAGGGTCCTTATGTTGCGTTTTTACATTGAATAGTCGCAAATAACCACAGgttcgaacgcgcgttcggttcgaattacgtaatGGAACATCATCGAACattcgaattcggctggacaagGGGACACGCTCCCGAACTCGGACACGAATCGAGCgtgcctgggccaccttcatgCTCAGCTCAACCGAGTATACCGTCAGGACGAGAAACGTTCAACCTACAGGTTGCTGACCTGTGATTgacgtgacctctgacccactGCAGGTGTGTTCCGAGCTGGTCCGGAGCTGCGTAGTGGTAGTAAATACACTACCTCAGTAGTAAATATTTAACGCAACGCTCAGATAAGGTGTCACAACCAACTGGCGTCTGAACCCTCTTAACCGTACAGCATAGATTTTTACCCAACTTTTCTGTCCTTGGAAGCAAAGTTCACAGTAATACATCTGGTAGACCCATCCGACCACTGTCTGGGCTGCGTGAGCGCTGCAGGGTTTGTCTAACTGCATGTATACTTGGTCACACGCCAAGACCCACATTGTTGTTGTAAAGGAAAGGCAGCGAAGCAAGACGCCGCCATCTTGTCCGAGGACAGACGATCCAACCAGGTGAGCACAATGACAGTTTATCGCTTGTTTAATGATACTGTACGGTAGAGATCTATCAGGAGCTAATGCATATATGCCATAGTATTTCTCACTTTCCGTGAGGGGTACGATTTGTTAACTTAGAAGAAAACACTTGCTTCCCTGTCAGTGTTTGAAGTAACCCCAGGTCACATGTGTCGACAAAGTCTGCTGCCCTTAATTTTGTAGTTGTCAAAAGCGCTTTGCAACAGTGGATCAACTACAAGCTGAATACAAGTGATTTTAAAAGAATGTTTCATACCTTCTGTTGGCATTTAGGCTCGTTGGGATACGTTTGATCCGCTAGTATTGTTCACCTGTTGCAACCTTTGAACCTAGCTATTCATGAAATAAGTGTACACACTTTTTGGAAACACGTCACAAACGATGTAAGCTAGTACACTAGTAAAGCGTAATGAACACCCCCCTCCTCGGCCTCAATGGGCTACCCCTTCAATggctttaacgttacatgtacagatCAGGCAAGCAGAAACAGATGGCAagattttcaagatttcaagaaTCGGGTACATGATTTACATCACGATAACCACGATACGATTTTATTCAGCGTTACCAAGACAGTCGAGGAATGCACtgaaaatgtatcatttttctaCAGATAACGTTGTTGAAGAAAGGCAGCATATTGACACTGAACATGGCGATCGACCTCAGCATCCCGCGGGTGCAGAACTGTTGCTGCTGCGGCTCCCTGAAGTGTGGCACCATCGGTATTGCTGTTGTATTCCTGGTAAGTACGGTCATTGTAACCTGTATGTGACGcctgttcacctttatccgttgggaacctatatccgttgttttttcaacaatgtatttagggatatcaaaccGACAGGCGGTAGTTCAACAACCTTGTATATTTtggaaatgttgcaatttggagccaccgtccgttgacttgatatccctaatacTCTGTTTTTTagatacaatggatataggttaccccacggataaagacGAACTAGCGTTGCCTGTTGGGTGTCGCATCAAAATTACCGTTCTAAACCACGTGCAACCCCATAGATGTGTTGATCAAGCAAATCAGTTATAAGTCTTCTAACAATGGGCACATTTTGTTTTACTTAATGGttaccacgtaacaagacccgAAGGTCACTTAACATGCATGAATAGAGTGTACATGGATTTGCTTTTCTTCTCAATATTAGATTTCCGCGATATACTTTTGAATATTTATTCAGGGCCGCTTAAGttgtataaaatgtgtttctttgCTCTTCTTAGTTTAATCGTTACTTTTTTTTGCCATGATAGAGCAGCTAACAAAGTGTtttgccaacaacaacaaagtgtCTCTGTATGGCAATACTAAAAAATTTCCTCTATATCCTGCACGGCGTCTCTAAATCTTGTACTATCTTTTCAGATTATGAATCTTCTTTATGTCATCGGGACCCTAGTTGCTCTCGCAGCTTTTAATGGAGAGGGAATAAATGGTAAGTGATAATGGATATTTATCTGGTTCttctaattacctccatgaaatgtcatggaatggaggttatattttctgttatgtgtctctgtctgtgtagatgattactcaagaacggctggatggattggtttcatacttgttgtgttggtggggtgtgatgaaagctcgaatcgatgagattttgggagccgtatctgtcgttataatcgatgtaataatatcagaaatcacccctatatttgagatatattggtacaggcatcgtgctttatgtgtttgttaatgggcttagctccaagcagatggtgaggtgacagctgtttaaaatgccattaggtcctctcatctgggttgggtgtcagaagttttatgggcgacacagatgttctgattttgttacgataagggacagttgttagatgtctctttcgtagccaatggtacttgttttttagcagacggggttggcgccaagtattcatcttacagttggtgtagggctgtcagaggaaagtgtgcatctcgtttttgtaccgtgtgaacagttgatgttatgacatattggtggaaaatcaaatcaccatctgactaaagttggccacatcccttcttctttctgagtttcccaacttcctcccaccacacagctctgaggcacatagtcgaacctcaataatgctgacaacctcagacattttaaatgccaaacatcaagcttaaggaacaccacgccaccatatgccgtcgacctcttaaacgcacattacacaattaagtgtcacattttgataattactaatcagatggacatcctctgtgtcattaaataaatacaccactactttcccataacatttatattatataaccattactctcaaatacaaccgactataaacatacataccatccacaaaaaagcaataaatatttcatggaggtatgaggtccccgaactctagttaaatatatatatataactcacAAATATtttaccaaccaaccaaccaattacTGAAATATATCGATAGCCATATTGTGCATAAATGTTTAAGAAACAGTGCATTTACATGTGCCATGATGTGGGGATGTAGGTGTGGCTAAACCAAGTAGAACGGTACATATTTGTGTGGTTGTACATTTTTAGTTTgatgaaacatttcatatttagaGCTGGCCATGGAACAAAGGCTAATTGCTCACATATTTAAAACTGGTTACCTTGGCGATGTCACGTGTAAATTTCAAGTAGTTCCGACGGAGTCCGAGTCAGGCACTGCCAGTAGTTTCCAACATAATGTACGTATATATACGGCATTTATATCTGAAATGTAAAGAAATGTTGCTGGTTCTATGCTATAGAAACATGTTTGATATTACAGCTTTCAGGGTTTTAGACGCCATCTTCGACGTAATCTTGATCATCTTGTGCATCGTCCTCATTGTCGGTGCCGTCAAGGTATGGTGTTGGCTTTTGTATTCGTTATCATGCAACCCATGTCCCATAGAGGTTTAATCAGAATAACGTAATGTTTAGTCCTTTATAATATGGGACTTTTTGGTATgtgtttggtacatgtatatacttcaGTCTTGATGTTAAGTTATGCTCAAGAACtcgccatacattgtacccctTACAATCGTAGCGCAATAAaatttgtttgattgattgattgattgattgattgatccacTATCTTCGTTTTAGGGGAATCCTCTGTTGTGCCGGATTTGGATAATCGGCACGATTATCTTCGTCACCGCCATGTTCATCCTTTGTATCGTTGGTTCGTCGCTTATTGGTTTGGTAAGTCTTCCCATATAATTGTGCCTGTACTCAACCGACGAGTCCGATGCTGCTCTGCTATATATGATGTATCAGATCTATCGCGGCCATTTGAAGTTTCAATATAAGGTACTCTTGTATAGATACTGCTAGTATCATCCACATTGTGTCTTCGAGCCAAAATCGTTACATGGACGGACCAACAACTATTCTTCTACAACTTGATTTCCCCTCTACGAAAGTTGTAAAAAATTTTTTTACAGTATTGAACATTACCTTCGTAACTGTTGTCGAAGTAAAATCGGTGGCCAGAAAACGAAATTCTTCGTTGAAACACTCAAGGTTGCGTTATCTTCCTGAATACAGGTAGTCACCACCGGCTTAtcatcattcaatcaatcatagATAAAATTCAATGTGAAATTAAATATTCTAGTTCTGAGCCAAGTATGTTAACTGTTTGTGGGTTTCTTGTTAATTTCCGGCACACTGCAAACACCTTGTTAGGTAGTCTTTCTTACAACTCAACATCCCcgaacaaaataacaacagaaaaacaacagcaagaaagcaaaaagaaaaacaatcttCGTTTATCTCAACCTTCCAGAACAATCCCCAAGCGGCACACGTCATTGGATTCTTCTGGTTCTACCTTGCCGTTGAAGAAGGGCTGTTGGTATGTATTTGTTGATTTTAATTTATGCTTTGGAAGGGACAAACTACGTAACTCATTTGACAATATTATGTTGACCTTATATGAACGACGCCCTTACGTATATAACTCTATATATACTTGTAACAAGTCTACAACATTGGAAAACTAGTACAACATGAAAACGTTGAGAGGGGATTTTTATTTTGATTTAGTGCCAACACACCGTGAGTCTGTTTTTCAACACACCGTGAGGCTGAAATGTCATCGATGTTATACGTACATAAGTACAGGGGTGTGGTTCTATAAATGTCTTGAATGTTTCTTCCAAAAGTGTAAAAGATAATATACTGGTGGATTATTTACCTACTTTAATTGttgatttgactttgactttgttcaGATTGAAACAGCGAGGGATAATACAATGTGATATCCAGCTTCTTTTCTGTCTATAAGTCCTAGTTACCATTTTATCGTTTATAGGTCTATGGTGTGATTGTGGTGAACTCTTTTGTGGAGAGCTTACGTCACGAAGATGCCACCCTGCCGCCATACTCACAAGTGAACGAGTCTGCTGCAGTCtaggtacccccccccccccccccaataggACACAGTCATGAATCAACCAAAACATCTGTACCCAGTATAACTTGTATTGTTGCTCTGTGTCAAGGACAACTaagaggtggtatctcactgcacttgaggcaccggtgtggcactgcctTGACCCTTGtccgaaagattactcaacaaatttcacgttttgtgtattttgttgtcttctaagtcgtacgcaatatctaaattataaaaaaaaaatcggcgaaaataacacaacagtgctggagtgtacgaaccccgcagtgccgcaccggtgccccaagtgcagtgagataccacctttaggagACGATACAATAACATTTTTGTGAATTCTAGTCAAAATTGGCGTACTTTGTCATCAACACAGAACTGTTAAACCGTACTGCGTGTGATGATATATTAATTTCCATTTTAACCCCTATAAAAAGCTAACCGATGGTGAATGGATTGAGTTTCCACTGAGATGATATCATAACTTTGGAGTAGAACATGCATCGACATTATTAATTCTGAAAACGGTTCTTTGTCTATATTATTTTCCACGACTTTTGCATTTGACAAGTCCGAACAATAGTTGTGTCATACCAATGTGTtgaggtgtaaaatgggtattACAGCTGGAAAGAAGAATAATTTTTTTACTtataaatatatgtatacattgtattgtaatATATCTAATCCAGTGCTATGTATCCGTATCATTTCCTCAAAGTACTTAGTATTCCTTAGTTTATTATCACTGGTTTCATTGTATGCTTCTATTACTTGAAGGGTTTCCTTGAGCATTCCGTGAAATGCCTTTTTCGAAGCcgcttacatgtatatttagaTCAACTGTATGTGTTCTCTACAATACAAATATGAAACTTATTCCCGAGGTCTTGTTTTGTGAGTTGTGCTATCAAATGCTATTGTATACAGTATTAAATCTTCCAAAGGATGATAAACTTTGTCAGCGTGTCTTTAAATCAATTATTGTTTAAGGAATCCTTGAGTTGTTGATAAAAAGTTTGTTAGGGATGAAATACTTACCAAGTATATCCCCATCATTTACCTCTATTTCAGAAGTTCGTAAATGGATTAATCATCTGAATAATTAAGACATGAGACATACATTAGACAAATAAGGTCgtcattttcataatatttaCAATGATGGTCTCCAGCATGAACATAAGTTCGGCCCAGATATGTACGTAAGCACAGTCAAATAATACTTTTATAGCCTTTTCTCATTAGTTTTGCAAATCACACCGGCTTTTCCATGTAAAATCACAATCAACGAACAATCATAACCTACTTTCCCCAGGACACAAGTATGACATTCCAAAACAAACACCGaatattgaacaaacaaacgtttGGTTTGTTTCTATTGAACCGTGTAAACGACCATTAGGACGATGACCTCAAGCCTCCATTGAGTTGTTTATATCACGTGGCACATCCTGTTGTGCTATTGGCCAAATGTCTGTGACGTATACCTACACGTAATTGACACTTGCTGAGGTATGCTGCAGCCTGATTCGGGTCTTTTCATTCGGGGTTCTGAGAAGGAAGCCAATCGTGTGCGCAGCAGAATAGTTACCAGCAATAGGTACGTGTACCTTTTGTGCCTTCTTTACTCCAGTCTTCCTTTACTTATCGACATCTGATCACTGGATGGTCTGTGCTAGTCTATACTGTAACTATACTGTACAATTGTAGTGAACGTATCATTGCACTACAAACTTCAGATCAGCTACAAAGCATAGGTTAGGCCACGTTTTCGAGTGTTATGATGCCAAATGGCTACCCCGACGTCGTCAGTTTGATTTTGAACAATCAACGGAATCAGGGCGAAGTTTAAATCTTTTCACAACAGGCTTACACAATGAGAAGCACTACTGTAGTGATGGCACCGTGATTTAGAACAACAAGTATGACTTTTACTAAAAGTTTTAGTTAAAAAGCAGAAGCCGTCTTTGTGACAAAGCACAAAGCTTTACACTGGACTTGGAATATAACACCGTGAATATGGCGTCGGAGCAAATGCCTCGGGTGTCAGGGTCTGTACATTACAGCGGGGAGGTACATTTTGCCCGTGACTTTGGAAGGAGAATAGAACTGGACTTGGTCCAGAGACGTTTTCTTAAGGAAAGGAAGGAAGTTATGTGCCATTTTAGTTCTCATTTTGTACTTCCTCTTGAAATAAGGCTACAATATTAGGTTTTTGAAACTGGACATTGGTGACACCTTTTTTCTGGTCGCCATTTTCTGCGGCTCTTTTTTTCTGAACCCACCGTTCGAAAGGTACAGCGAAACTACAGCGAAACAAGCGAAACCCTGATCCTATTCAAACACGTACATCTGTTCGAAGATAAGGCACACCTTACTATTCACACACCATTGTGCTTGGATGGGGGTAAAGTTCGAGCTAAAGTACTCTCAGAGTATTTGGGTTTGTTTTGTTGCAATTTATGGACAGGAGAAACTGTCGTGCAGCGAACGTACATTATTCATAATTTCCTCCCTTCACCGAAATTAGTCTGCAGCGAAGAGACTGTGTTAACATTTAATTTTTCGATGAAAACAACCATGTTTATGTTGTTCCTGATGTTTTGCACAGTGGTGCAATGATTCAATAAGTCCGAAATCTTACTGTATCGGTAATTATGTTATATTGCCCGGTGAATGTAGGCACGTTGATCGACACAGATCTTTTAAAACATGACACGTTATATTAGTACCGTGTGCATTCATTCAGTACGTGCTGCTGAAATTATAGgcgttaaggccccctctcacttgacgtgcggcacgcttgcggcattgctgcgttcgttcgctgcgtcactgttttgttattttcttcgattttttatgattccgATATTGCGCaagacgtaaaagtataacataaaagacgacaaaatatacaacaagtaagaaaattcgttctttatctctgaaattcgttgagcatcttccgaacgcagcaatgccgcaagcgtgccgcacgtcaagtgagaggggacctttaGCGGCCATTGAATCAAAAGGATGTCTTTCatatgtgatatttgtaatgtatgtaaaatgCCAACGAAAGTAGAATATGTCTCTGGATATACTATGTAGCTCGGCCCGGGATAAACAATCACTGATACTATGCACAAAACATGGTGCGCCATGCTCCCGGAAGTAAATTCCAAAGAAAGGCGTTGTTTATGGCGCGAAACAAATCCGATGATTCTTGTATTTGCCGTTTCTTTGcctcttgattttttttagaaattaatCATGAAACCTGTCATTAGTTTGCGATTTTTTAATATTTCACATTAAAGAATTAAACGGGGATTCTTTTGCTACTTGTTACTGCTAACCCACCCCATATTGTCACGCGACACGTCCCGTTTTAATCAACCCGACATGATCAAACCTGTCCTGGCACGCTTTCCGCTCCGGATCCGGTAGAGTACTTTCAAGACCCGAAACCAGACCTTCCAAGAAAGCTTTCATGTTCGTACAGGCTGGCACTCCGTGACATCACTTCCGTCTTTTAGTAAAGCTTGTTGCTGAATGCTTTGTCAGAAGCCTCGTTTGTAATCTCCACGCCTTAGTTTCGCTGGCGTGTGGGCGACGCACCTCCCATCAGTGAAGGACTGAAAAAAACTCTGCATGATCCTATCACCATGATTCCAATTTTTGTTTGTGCACGATGTGGTTTCTATAATAGTAAAAGATAGTGGATATTTGATCTTTCACATTCAAGTGCCAGTGTGGCAAGGAAAGGGGAGGGCTTTGCGGCGTGATGATATCCACACTGTACTTGACAGGGTAATGAACGCAGGGCCACCCAGGACTTCAGTTTGCGTTTCCTCTAGTCTGAAGCAAACTTCCGCTGATATACCACCGCATCGGCGTTTAATATCGTTATGAATAGTCAAGCTCCCGTTCGACAACAAAAAGGTCAATTGTAGGAATGGAGAAATTACCGAATTTTACAGATATAATATATAACTGTATAACTGCAAACGGTCTGGAAAGCTGTGTGTGGGATACTTCTGTCACGTCTGAAAATCTGTGTGGAGGATACTTCTGTTTCGACCGAGTGCCTTGTTCACACCCTGTGTTGTTGTCTTTGAACAAAGGGTTTTATCACCACTTTAACACCTTTGGCTTCTACCGTTGTTATTGAGGTGTGAGGTTCAATAAAAGCGCCGGGGGTTGGGAATAAGAGGCAGTCTGTGAGGGGGGTCCGTGAAAGTACCCGACTCACAGCTCCCATGTGTTTCAACGGCATACCTGCGTCCTGTGTGGGTTTATTGTACTCCACTACTtcgaagcagaggttgagtcgcggagatatagttgtagccggtaaatttcccgactactactattatatctccgcgactcaaccacttcttggagagtaggtttcTTGTAGTTAAGTTCCTCGTGCAGCATCCAAAAGAACCGGGCCACAACACCGACCCACTTACACAGTGATATGAAAAAAGTCAAGAGTGAAAGTTTGTGAAAAAGGAAAGTAATGCTCATGCTCAATGGAGGCacacaatctccaagcagatccacggtggcgtgaaatagtatcaaacccaccataGGTGCCCGTTTGGCCGGCTATAcaccttggccagctttgatactatcttatgacaccgtcggatctgcttggaaattaggaAGCACATACATAGCGCTTTGTCATCAGAGCTTTAATAGACGAATGTGAGACTTAGCAGATATCATGTGTTTTTGTGCGTTTAGAAATATGCCATTATAGCTTATGCTCtctctgtacatttgtaccaattTCAGATTGACCTGACCCTGACTGTCACCATGGTGCGTGTAAACAACTGCTGTGGGTGCTGTGACCTCAAGTCCGGCACCATCTCCATCTCCATCGTGTACCTGGTAAGTCATTGTTCCGTttacatattctccaagcagagtttggtGTGAaatattagcctctaccaggcttcgcgGATCGGTGGTTGTAGAAAtcggacaaatagagtctatagtacgctaggggagttagccggcggccagaagagtacgtttcctcatgTGAGGATAaggattctaccgatccacgaagcctggtagagagAGGCTAGTGAAATATCGTGACCTGTtcctttcatcaatttttttcgaccttggtgggaaggccggtcgaaaagaaattgatgaaaggaaaaggtcacgattttatccaccaacctctgcttggagagtacatttcACATACGTCATACGGACATGAGacagtacatttttttattcacgtATGAAGACGTGACAGACGAACTGGTGGCGCACTCAACTTGGCAA
The window above is part of the Branchiostoma floridae strain S238N-H82 chromosome 14, Bfl_VNyyK, whole genome shotgun sequence genome. Proteins encoded here:
- the LOC118430691 gene encoding uncharacterized protein LOC118430691 is translated as MAIDLSIPRVQNCCCCGSLKCGTIGIAVVFLIMNLLYVIGTLVALAAFNGEGINAFRVLDAIFDVILIILCIVLIVGAVKGNPLLCRIWIIGTIIFVTAMFILCIVGSSLIGLNNPQAAHVIGFFWFYLAVEEGLLVYGVIVVNSFVESLRHEDATLPPYSQVNESAAV